Sequence from the Castanea sativa cultivar Marrone di Chiusa Pesio chromosome 12, ASM4071231v1 genome:
TTCACTGCAACAGCCAAACAGGCAATGTACTTGAGCTAAACCTTTATTCATCTGGTTTGCGAGGTATGATTAGTCCTTCATTACTTGAGTTGCCTTATTTGACTTATCTGGATCTCAGTTACAATGattttaatcaaagtcataTTCCAAAGTTTATTGGTTCTCTTGGTAACTTAAAATCCCTCTATCTCTCTGAGGCCAATCTCAATGGGCCAATTCCACATCAACTTGGAAACCTCTCACTCTTGCAAAATCTCTATCTGGATAATAATGATTTGAAAATCGTTGAAAATCTAGAATGGCTCTCTCGTTTGTCTTCAATAGATGAACTTGACCTAAGTTCCACAAATCTCAGTATAGCCAATGATTGGTTAGAAGTTTTGAGTCGTCTCCCAAAACTATCAGGGTTGATATTGGCAAGCTGTGATCTTCCGCCCGTGGTTGATATCTCGTCTCTCCCCCATATCAACTTTTCCAAATCTCTCACTATAATTGATCTTTCTACAAACCGTGTCAGTCAATCAATATTTCCGTGGTTGTTCAACTATAGTACTAGCTTAGTTGATATTGACCTCTCTAATAACCAGTTAGGAGGTTCAATTCCAGATGCTTCCGGTAACATGAATTCACTTCGATTTCTCTATCTTGATGATAATCAACTTGAAGGAGGCGTTCCAAAATTCTTTGGTAATATGTGTGCTTTACAGATTTTGTCTATAAAGAACAACAAACTGAGTGGACAACTAGTAGGGCTCACCCATAACTTGTCTGGGTGCGTGCAATACTCAGTAGAGCGGTTGTTTTTACAGGGGAATCAAATGAAGGGGTCAGTGCCTAAAAGCATCGGAAACCTATCTATGCTACAGAGTTTGTATCTTGGTTCCAATCTTTTGGAAGGTGAAATCTCtgaacaacatttttcaaatcTTTCCAGATTAAAGGTTTTGTGGTTATCTAATAATTCTTTGACATTAAAATTCAGCAATGATTGGGTGCCCCCTTTCCATTTGCGTTCCATAGATTTGTCATCTTGTAACTTGGGTCCTGATTTCCCAAAATGGTTAAGTACTCAACGGTTAGTTTACCACCTCGATATCTCCTATAGCGGAATTTCAGATACCATCCCTTCGTGGTTTTGGAACCTGAGTACTGTGTCTTATTTAAATCTCTCCAACAATAAGCTTTCGGGGTTTTTAAATTCTTTGCTATGCTTGGGTTTGGTGCAATCCTTCTACCTTGATCTCTCAAACAACCAGTTATCTGGAGACCTCCCTGATTGTTTCATGCAATGGCAAGATTTAGTAGTTCTAAATTTGGCCAACAATAATTTGTCTGGAGAAATTCCTAGCTCTATGGGGTCTTTGATAAAGCTTATGGTATTAGATTTGAGCTACAACAGCTTCTTGGGAGAATTACCATTGTCATTACAAAATTGCACAAAATTATCATTTATAAATCTAAGAGACAATTTATTTTCGGGAAAACTACCAGCTTGGATGGGAGAAAGCCTGTTATCATTGGTCATTCTTAACCTTCAATCCAATAAGTTTCATGGATGCATACCGCTACAACTATGCCAGTTAGCACATATTCAATTTTTCGACTTGTCTGAAAATAATATTTCAGGAAATATTCCACAATGCCTTTATAATTTGACTGCCATGacttttaaaaatacaaataataggCCTACTAATATAGGTGATTATGCATATGTGGATGGCACTCAAgttaagtttgtattttttgttggGGGCAATTATGTTTTCAAGACAATAGTTAGTTGGAAAGGACAGTCTTACGTCTATGGAAAGAATTTTGGAGAGATGAGAAGTATTGATCTCTCAAGTAATAAATTAACCGGAAAAATTCCAGCTGAGATTTTCAGTCTTACAGAATTGAAAGCATTGAACTTAGCAGGAAACATGTTGACAGGACTAATTCCTCAGGGGATTGGTCGTTTGAAACAGTTAGAATCCTTGGATTTGTCGAGTAATCAACTTTTTGGTCCAATTCCTGCTAGCATTGCTGATTTGAATTTTCTGAGTTTCCTGAACTTGTCATATAACAAATTGTCGGGAAGAATTCCAACTGGCACTCAAATCCAAACCGCTAACTCTTCTGGATTCATCGGCAATCTTGCACTCTGTGGCCCTCCACTTACACCGAAGTGTCCAGGAGATGTGCAACCAAATGCTGAGTCACCTAAAGATGGTAGTAAAAACAatcaagaagatgaagatgaattCCTGAAATGTCTTTATATTGGTATGGGGCTTGGATTCACGGTGGGGTTTTGGGGAGTTTGTGGCTCTTTGATGTGGAACCGTTCTTGGAGACATCTATATTTCCGGTTGTTGAGCAACTTGAATGATTGGTTCTACGTGACAATGATGCTGAATATTGCAAGGTTGAAAAGGATGTTTCAGACCTAAGGCAACTGCTCTGTTACTAAAGGTTGAGAATATTTTCCGATTTAGATATATCTCtaactatttattttcttgaattggttttaatttttcaacctAATGGCTATTATTTTACCTTGTGTAGGTCTcgagaataagaaaaaattgtgCAAGATTACGTGTGTAGTGTACCTATGATTTTACATGCTTTTTTTAATTCATGGATTCACATCCATGCTGCGGTGGAAGCTTTAATTTGGATTACACTTGATCTTAATATTATAGTAGGATGAGATtgtatgtacttttttttctttaaggaaaaaaaaaaaacagtttgtGTGTGGCAGGACTTTGAATTGCCTTCAATAAATTACTTGTACCAAATTCCATAAATAACCAAGTTTCTTCAgaatatttatgttttagttgGCCCCATATTAAACttaattttgttctattttaTGGATGCAATCTCGGAGAAACGATGGTTTGTCAAAAGGTATGGTTGTTTCTAGGTAATCAGCGAGATTCCACAGGCTCAAAGTCATGTAACCAGTCCTGAATGTTAGAGGAGAAGAAATTGATTGGCAGAGGAATCGAAAACAAATTCCACAAGATTTTAGCCCATTTGTAATAACTT
This genomic interval carries:
- the LOC142618219 gene encoding receptor-like protein EIX1, yielding MIKVMGGRSIKLLYAFLTLFLHLKPAHGFTSGVGNDSVKCIEKERQALLEFKKGFVNGYYRLSSWGSEDEKDCCNWEGVHCNSQTGNVLELNLYSSGLRGMISPSLLELPYLTYLDLSYNDFNQSHIPKFIGSLGNLKSLYLSEANLNGPIPHQLGNLSLLQNLYLDNNDLKIVENLEWLSRLSSIDELDLSSTNLSIANDWLEVLSRLPKLSGLILASCDLPPVVDISSLPHINFSKSLTIIDLSTNRVSQSIFPWLFNYSTSLVDIDLSNNQLGGSIPDASGNMNSLRFLYLDDNQLEGGVPKFFGNMCALQILSIKNNKLSGQLVGLTHNLSGCVQYSVERLFLQGNQMKGSVPKSIGNLSMLQSLYLGSNLLEGEISEQHFSNLSRLKVLWLSNNSLTLKFSNDWVPPFHLRSIDLSSCNLGPDFPKWLSTQRLVYHLDISYSGISDTIPSWFWNLSTVSYLNLSNNKLSGFLNSLLCLGLVQSFYLDLSNNQLSGDLPDCFMQWQDLVVLNLANNNLSGEIPSSMGSLIKLMVLDLSYNSFLGELPLSLQNCTKLSFINLRDNLFSGKLPAWMGESLLSLVILNLQSNKFHGCIPLQLCQLAHIQFFDLSENNISGNIPQCLYNLTAMTFKNTNNRPTNIGDYAYVDGTQVKFVFFVGGNYVFKTIVSWKGQSYVYGKNFGEMRSIDLSSNKLTGKIPAEIFSLTELKALNLAGNMLTGLIPQGIGRLKQLESLDLSSNQLFGPIPASIADLNFLSFLNLSYNKLSGRIPTGTQIQTANSSGFIGNLALCGPPLTPKCPGDVQPNAESPKDGSKNNQEDEDEFLKCLYIGMGLGFTVGFWGVCGSLMWNRSWRHLYFRLLSNLNDWFYVTMMLNIARLKRMFQT